The Candidatus Deferrimicrobiaceae bacterium nucleotide sequence TCCCGTGCGACGTGGCCTTCCCCTCGGCGACCGAGAACGAGGTCACGGGGAAGGATGCCAAGAAGCTCGTGAAAAACGGCTGCATCGCCATCGGCGAGGGGGCCAACATGCCGACGACCCCGGATGGGGTGAAGGTCTTCATCGACGCCGGGATCGCCTACGGCCCGGGGAAGGCGGCCAACGCGGGCGGAGTGGCGACCTCCGGGCTCGAGATGCAGCAGAACGCGGGCCGCGATGCGTGGGGGTTCGCCGAGACCGACGCCAAGCTCCACCAGATCATGAGGAACGTGCACCAGATCTGCTCGGAAGCCGCCGAGGAGTTCGGTTCTCCCGGCAACCTCGTCAACGGCGCGAATATCGCCGGCTTCATCAAGGTCGCCCGCGCGATGACCGCCCAGGGGCTCGTGTAGGGACCGAGAAAGAGACGGGGGCGGCCGCTTGCCTGCCGCCCCCTTTTGTCCCGTGGGACGGGACTTGCGGGAGGGATCGTCCGTGCCGGTCCGCAGGCCCCGGCATATCGCCGTGCCCCATCATCGACTCCATGTGGTTCAGGTGCGACTCCTGGAGATCGTCGAGAAATCCGAAACGGTCTTTTTCATCTCTTCGAGATGCCCCGTCATCTTCTCCCTCATCGGATGCATCCTCTCCTTTCCATGCCGATGCGGGCAATCTTTTGGACACCCCTCCCGGCAGTGAGGGCAGCCGCGCGGGCAGGGAGACTCCTTGTCCGCCATCGCCGTTGCCGCCGATTCCCCTTTCTTTTCCGAGGTCGCGGCGGGTTCCGGGGCGTCCTTCGCCGGCGCCTTCGTCTCCTCCCCGAATCCCTTCAGGGTCTGATTCTTGGCGTAGAACTTCCCGGCGTCGGTGAACACCTTGTCGCCCGTTTTCCCCGCAGGGCAGAAGCTGCACGACTTCTTTTCGGCATTCGCATAGGCGGGCTTCGCGTCGGCCTGTCCCGGTGCGGTCAAGAGCAGGCAAATCCCGGCGGCGACGGCAGCGAACGATTTCCCGAGCGATCTCATATTCCCTCCTCCTGTCGTTTTTCCTTCCGGCGTCCCGAGGAGCAACTCCCTCCCCGGGGGCCGGAGGACGGTGTACCCCCTTTCCCCCCCCGGGGGGAGGAAGGAACGCTTTCCCGGGCTGCAACGGGAGGGGCAGGTATTATAATGGGAGCGGTGCCCGGCGCATGTCCGGGCCGCGCGCGGTGAACCTCGCGATCCCCGGGGGTGGATCATGCTGGTAGGGAAAAGGATGACGAGGGACCCGAAAACGGTCGGCCCCGAAGACGCCCTGACGCGCGCCGCGAACCTCATGCGGAAGTTCCGGATCAACCACCTGCCCGTCGTGGAGGAGGGGAAGCTCGTCGGCATCCTGTCGGACACCGATTTGAGGAACGCATCGCTTACGAGCGACCATCTCTCCGGCCTGGGAGAGCTTCCGGTCCCGGACCGGAAGGTGCGGGATGTGATGAAGACCGAGGTGTGGTCCCTCACGCCCGAGGATTCCGTGGAGGACGCCCTCCTCATCATCCAGCGGAAGAAATTCGGGGCGCTCCCCGTGCTCTCGGGCGGCCGGCTGGTGGGGATCATCACCAAGCTCGACCTGATCAACACCTTCATCGACGTCCTGGATATCGACGGGGTGGGCCTCCGGGTCGAGGTGGTCCTGCCCCGTACCCTCGGG carries:
- a CDS encoding CBS domain-containing protein; this translates as MLVGKRMTRDPKTVGPEDALTRAANLMRKFRINHLPVVEEGKLVGILSDTDLRNASLTSDHLSGLGELPVPDRKVRDVMKTEVWSLTPEDSVEDALLIIQRKKFGALPVLSGGRLVGIITKLDLINTFIDVLDIDGVGLRVEVVLPRTLGRFEELLATVRELGVEMRSCLISPETKGADRMVVLLRLDTVNGPMVRGALRAKKFEVLDPASDSL